From the Saccharobesus litoralis genome, one window contains:
- a CDS encoding outer membrane protein assembly factor BamD, protein MKQVILAIAALMLVACAANGGLGNAQKLFNKGDYQSAILKIDRILDKYEYPEETKAQIYLMKAQSYEKLGQMENARSVYRYIEQNFKSSSAYTAAIEKLM, encoded by the coding sequence ATGAAACAAGTTATTCTAGCCATTGCCGCATTAATGTTAGTTGCATGTGCGGCCAATGGTGGGTTGGGCAATGCACAAAAGCTATTCAATAAAGGTGATTATCAAAGTGCTATTTTAAAAATTGATCGCATTTTGGATAAGTACGAATACCCAGAAGAAACCAAAGCGCAAATATACTTAATGAAAGCACAAAGCTATGAAAAGTTAGGCCAGATGGAAAATGCGCGCAGCGTGTATCGCTATATTGAGCAGAACTTTAAATCGAGCAGTGCTTATACTGCCGCTATTGAAAAGCTTATGTAA
- a CDS encoding AEC family transporter codes for MSLLSHFNAALVVTAPVLIILLAGILFKRLKIIDSQFVTSGSKLVFNVSLPCLLFLSVSTRSIEQSLDVELVGYGVLATLGSVVLVWLLAPMLIDKAKRGVFTQCAFRGNMGIIGIALCVNAFGDEVLGMAAVYLAVLTIIYNIVSVMLLSNSYRGVVFNLLKNPLIIAIVLGGLWSYMRIPVPAVMESSLDYIARLTLPLALLCIGASLEWHSLKANRFEAMVGSALKLVVLPAMVVIIGYWVGIEGQALGVLFLMMSAPTAAAAFVMSKQLSPYGNLAAEIVSLSTALSPITVTLGLVMLNMLGWI; via the coding sequence TTGTCTTTACTTAGTCACTTTAATGCCGCTTTAGTCGTAACCGCGCCAGTACTGATTATTTTGTTGGCTGGTATTTTATTTAAACGCTTAAAAATTATTGATAGTCAGTTTGTGACTAGCGGTAGCAAGCTTGTATTTAATGTGTCGTTACCTTGCTTATTGTTTTTAAGTGTATCGACGCGCAGCATTGAACAAAGCTTAGATGTTGAACTCGTGGGTTATGGTGTATTAGCGACCTTAGGCAGTGTGGTTCTTGTGTGGCTACTTGCCCCAATGTTGATTGATAAAGCCAAGCGTGGTGTTTTTACCCAATGTGCATTTCGCGGCAATATGGGAATTATAGGTATAGCCTTATGTGTTAACGCGTTTGGTGACGAAGTTTTAGGTATGGCCGCTGTATATTTGGCGGTGCTCACCATTATTTACAACATAGTATCTGTTATGTTGCTAAGTAACTCGTACCGTGGTGTTGTATTCAATTTATTAAAAAATCCGCTGATTATCGCCATTGTTTTAGGTGGTTTGTGGTCTTATATGCGAATACCTGTTCCTGCTGTTATGGAGTCATCACTAGACTATATTGCGCGCCTAACCTTACCGTTAGCTTTACTGTGTATCGGTGCCAGTTTGGAATGGCATAGCTTAAAAGCCAATCGCTTTGAGGCTATGGTTGGCAGTGCTTTAAAATTAGTTGTGTTACCTGCTATGGTGGTCATTATTGGCTATTGGGTGGGTATAGAAGGGCAGGCACTTGGCGTATTATTTTTGATGATGTCAGCACCCACGGCAGCCGCGGCATTTGTTATGAGTAAGCAGCTAAGCCCTTATGGCAACTTAGCCGCGGAAATTGTCTCGTTATCAACCGCGTTAAGCCCAATTACTGTTACCTTGGGTTTGGTGATGTTAAACATGCTAGGCTGGATTTAA
- a CDS encoding glycoside hydrolase family 30 protein gives MFKISCLVFLLVLLSACGGGGGSDSGSGDNGGSGGGGAGGNNDGISLTLADNGSRLPSECQFSNNHIRAFSPVCDLQFDINASATIPTGATVTGQLSVNRGASWQNLATSNNRTFSLNLSALTGEVWVRGLLDNGGTQTTTANSIFQVQVNQLDLGQNLGDFAADRLLSIADNTTFNLTLPQCDDPNGDTVEVEVFRDSQVWFVQQPGAQITLQRADVKEGTRINARCRDVLASSVAQHEKQVDANGSLIISFAATQVDNHAPVVSFEPVTAIRFNGQIRDKQTLQACFNAFDSDGDSLNNSLFYQLDGAALTQLPLTVDCAEITLQDVGGQRLNLVARSSDGVTTTEQQLDLGMIYSDTIRQAQAQNSRCVVGSSAQSVNVRVDADNEFDPFVLQVIDVSDGRVLRELGQQRSATISFACDNIGQTQYVVRNLSRGLSSDSVVYSHSVTSQANQLPQVDISVPTGAVLGQPPAYRDNQLLSVCLHTSDADNDVVTGQLSYQFSQDSGQTPLNLTNNCATVDTDGRGGQTLILYATASDGFATINETRNLGVVHADTIQFPVAQSGSCQLGSVSVTYQVNVQADTEGDPHSLKVLNASDLSLIQNLGAVTTGSFSLPCNNLGTTEFIVANNSRGLQVNSLNYQHVVTQAVNQAPSLTLDISGETYNGRYRDQQNLQVCYTAIDPEQQAVTVNARYSFANDAPVALSLDDNYCGQISTLNRGNQGLALYAEVSDGEVSNSLSSDLGVIYLDTIQVAFTDEVSCFANGSAHTYMVDVTSDIEGDAIALSVFNASDNSLIADMGNQAPFSFSLPCTLVGNTDYYIVNRSRNLGSFSRTYRHAVMDQPNTPPSVVINIENAARYDGLVRDNQTISVCIEETDPDGDNLTTTASYQFSSQTSATNMVLSGGCADINTTGQGGNDLVLNVSVNDGTETVNQSPEFKIHRDTIQYAASASQFCRIGDASRRYAISVPPDLEGDDTSLSIINADTGSVISTFGNASAANFVRSCSSAQTLNFYLQVASRGLTSRSVTYQHIVSNENNTPPSVNLSLTNPERLNGDVRDNQIIEVCLAATDAEDATLATNVFYQFDNEVEQELTLANGCGNIDLTNQGDKTLLLNGFASDGTATSHDTESYRIHSDTINVAVSASGSCRAGDAARQYAVTVGADAEGDSYSVDVFNVTTGAILASLGQVTASNFTLPCDTASAINFAIRTTARGITAESLYYSHVVSDTLNSAPSASSELFNVERVGEQIRDNHTFGICLTGTDPDNDSLTLSANYRYNEDAFTALNLDSQNCSSINTTGQGGNNLMLQIFVNDGQIETTVFESLGEIHTDTIQTAQTVSSECTLGESALRYSVLVPTDTEGDSHNIRVLASDNSLIANLGTANQSEFTLDCTSLGISTFTLVNDSRGLQQTSTEYTHKVNASLTNTVSVWQTNADQSLLLSQTTSQALKVGSGNAPIQIDVSDANEYQAIHAFGATLTDSAASLIHGSANTDAIVSQLFNPNSGIGISGLRYPMAGMSEFVSRVANSYNDRPTGLTDPDLDFFSISADEDFMLPTLQGALLQNPEIDLIATNWSAPGWMKTASNQTLFGGELNPTFYDSYANYFLKFFQAYRGLNIEFDYLSMQNQPHQDTVPGITLNFPSMHWDTSDYVSFMDDHLEEALRRSGFNPGYLVWDGNWTDNNTQNTSDIGTLANSLLNNENYDRFVKGVAWQCYQADDGFADYSQAFALGMPADKLRFLTECSNRVDNRSFGQILAQDVGDMFIGSLRQSVHAIYYASLALDENNGPNQGGCSDCRSVVTIDNSGQMLFNAEYYALGHFSQFVKPGAVRIDSATESGQIETVAFKNSDNSIVLVAVNRSNAELSFDVNWSGQFYNYSLPAYSVATFKWASDNEPIANAQQVSQASELASRTYDLIQEMRIASTGMFRQHYNVTTLQNADISSGATGFGLVALAIAHRMEWSTTAATQGLLALNAINGQVDGFTPDRNSNGMFRARMTSDGSNAQNSDYSVVETAQLLAGAIILRNTIPTEGIREGVDTLLTSVDWTDAIVDADTGEVGLTQSAEGTVLTSQLPYGEQMLIVWLAKNQGERAALDLWDNHYLSGEVFSRYVSDGHFVPANESAVPVSATVHQHNFYLIQEAISSANYRTLMREHAAAEKDYWLNNFAEDSYVWGFGFGENSQATSDPFRDSLVDHPGNYAHAPTIAGFVITDITQLEDFLQWQDNNLALVNNQTTMESIPWRFSQLQPAIAMTKVEMHGVINQLMGLASHPGLLDISFFRNNTAYPPPETD, from the coding sequence GTGTTTAAAATCAGTTGTTTAGTTTTCCTTTTGGTTTTGTTGTCTGCTTGTGGTGGCGGAGGTGGAAGTGATTCTGGCTCCGGTGATAATGGCGGTTCTGGTGGCGGTGGAGCAGGCGGGAATAATGACGGTATTAGCCTAACCTTAGCGGATAATGGCAGTCGTTTGCCGAGCGAGTGTCAATTTTCCAACAATCATATTCGGGCTTTTTCACCAGTTTGTGATCTGCAATTTGATATTAATGCTAGTGCTACGATCCCTACAGGGGCGACAGTAACCGGTCAATTATCAGTTAATCGCGGTGCGAGTTGGCAAAACTTAGCAACGTCAAACAACCGCACATTTAGCTTGAATTTATCAGCGCTGACCGGTGAAGTTTGGGTGCGGGGTTTGCTGGACAATGGCGGAACACAAACCACCACAGCCAATAGTATTTTTCAGGTTCAAGTTAATCAGCTGGATTTAGGGCAGAACTTAGGTGATTTTGCTGCCGACAGATTATTATCCATTGCTGATAACACCACGTTTAACCTGACGTTACCACAATGCGACGATCCCAATGGTGACACGGTTGAAGTCGAAGTGTTTAGGGATAGCCAAGTTTGGTTTGTGCAACAACCCGGTGCGCAAATTACCTTGCAACGGGCGGATGTCAAAGAAGGTACGCGGATCAATGCGCGTTGCCGTGATGTTTTAGCCAGTAGTGTTGCCCAGCATGAAAAACAAGTGGATGCCAATGGCAGCTTAATTATTTCATTTGCTGCCACTCAAGTAGACAATCACGCGCCTGTAGTGAGTTTTGAACCTGTAACCGCTATTCGATTTAATGGTCAAATCCGCGACAAGCAAACATTACAAGCTTGTTTTAATGCTTTTGATAGCGATGGTGATAGCCTTAATAATTCGTTGTTTTATCAACTGGATGGCGCGGCTTTAACTCAGTTGCCGTTGACTGTTGATTGCGCTGAAATCACTTTGCAAGATGTGGGTGGCCAGCGTCTTAATCTGGTTGCTCGGTCAAGCGATGGTGTTACCACAACTGAACAACAACTTGATTTAGGCATGATATACAGCGACACCATAAGGCAGGCGCAAGCACAAAACTCACGTTGTGTCGTGGGCTCTAGTGCGCAGTCGGTCAATGTCAGGGTTGATGCCGATAACGAGTTTGACCCCTTTGTGTTACAAGTGATTGATGTTAGCGATGGCCGAGTGTTACGAGAGCTAGGTCAGCAACGCTCAGCCACTATTAGTTTTGCTTGTGACAACATAGGCCAAACTCAGTATGTGGTGCGCAACTTAAGCCGTGGGTTAAGCTCAGATTCCGTGGTGTATTCGCATTCTGTTACCTCGCAAGCTAACCAATTGCCACAGGTGGATATTAGTGTGCCAACTGGGGCGGTGTTAGGGCAACCGCCGGCTTATCGAGATAATCAATTACTGAGTGTTTGTTTACACACATCCGACGCCGACAATGATGTGGTAACAGGGCAATTAAGCTATCAATTTAGCCAAGATTCAGGCCAAACCCCACTCAATCTTACCAATAACTGTGCAACTGTAGATACGGATGGTCGTGGTGGCCAAACTTTAATTTTATATGCTACGGCGAGTGATGGTTTTGCCACCATTAATGAAACGCGTAACTTAGGCGTGGTACATGCCGATACTATCCAGTTCCCTGTTGCGCAAAGTGGTAGTTGTCAGTTAGGTAGCGTTAGTGTGACCTATCAGGTGAATGTGCAAGCGGATACAGAAGGTGATCCGCATAGTCTTAAAGTTTTAAACGCCAGCGATCTCAGTTTGATCCAAAATTTAGGCGCGGTGACGACCGGTTCTTTCAGTTTGCCTTGCAATAATTTAGGTACAACAGAGTTTATTGTTGCCAATAATAGCCGCGGCTTACAAGTTAACTCACTTAATTATCAGCACGTTGTGACACAAGCGGTTAATCAAGCGCCGAGCTTAACGCTTGATATTAGCGGAGAAACGTATAATGGCCGTTATCGTGACCAGCAAAACTTGCAAGTGTGTTACACGGCTATCGATCCTGAACAGCAAGCGGTAACCGTCAATGCCAGATACAGTTTTGCTAATGATGCGCCAGTGGCTTTGTCTTTAGATGACAATTATTGTGGGCAAATAAGTACGCTTAATCGTGGTAATCAGGGTTTAGCTTTATACGCAGAGGTGAGTGATGGTGAAGTGAGCAATTCACTTTCCAGTGATTTAGGTGTTATTTATTTAGATACTATACAAGTGGCTTTTACCGATGAGGTCAGCTGTTTTGCCAATGGCAGTGCACACACTTATATGGTTGATGTCACTAGTGACATTGAAGGGGACGCCATCGCCTTAAGCGTCTTTAATGCCTCTGATAATAGTCTGATTGCCGATATGGGTAATCAAGCGCCATTTTCTTTTTCGCTACCTTGTACCTTAGTTGGCAATACGGATTATTACATTGTTAATCGCAGTCGTAATTTAGGTTCGTTTTCTCGCACGTATCGTCATGCGGTTATGGATCAGCCCAATACACCGCCGAGTGTTGTAATCAATATTGAAAATGCAGCGCGCTATGATGGTTTAGTGCGTGATAACCAAACTATTTCTGTGTGTATTGAAGAGACAGATCCTGATGGCGATAATTTAACGACGACGGCAAGTTATCAATTTAGCTCACAAACATCCGCGACTAATATGGTGTTAAGTGGTGGTTGTGCCGATATTAATACCACGGGGCAAGGTGGTAACGATTTAGTGCTAAACGTGAGTGTTAATGATGGCACGGAAACAGTTAACCAAAGCCCTGAGTTTAAAATTCATCGCGATACGATCCAGTATGCCGCTTCGGCTAGTCAATTTTGTCGCATTGGTGATGCTTCGCGGCGCTACGCGATCTCAGTACCGCCAGACTTAGAGGGTGACGATACTAGCCTGTCAATTATTAACGCTGATACGGGATCGGTAATTTCGACTTTTGGCAATGCTTCAGCCGCTAATTTTGTTCGTTCCTGTAGTTCGGCGCAAACCTTAAATTTTTATTTGCAAGTGGCTAGCCGTGGGCTGACGAGTCGCTCAGTGACTTATCAGCATATTGTTAGCAACGAGAATAATACGCCACCTAGTGTCAATTTATCGTTAACCAACCCAGAGCGCTTAAATGGCGATGTACGTGATAATCAAATAATCGAGGTGTGTTTAGCGGCAACTGATGCTGAAGACGCAACGCTTGCGACCAATGTGTTTTATCAGTTCGATAACGAAGTGGAGCAAGAACTAACCCTTGCTAACGGTTGTGGCAATATTGATTTAACCAATCAAGGTGATAAAACCTTGTTGCTAAACGGTTTTGCCAGTGATGGCACCGCAACTAGCCATGATACCGAAAGCTATCGAATACATAGCGACACCATTAATGTCGCAGTGAGCGCTAGTGGCAGTTGTCGAGCGGGAGATGCAGCTAGACAATATGCAGTAACAGTGGGTGCCGATGCTGAAGGCGATAGCTATAGTGTTGATGTATTCAATGTAACAACCGGTGCTATTTTGGCAAGTTTAGGCCAAGTTACCGCGTCAAACTTTACTTTACCTTGTGATACCGCCAGTGCGATTAACTTTGCTATTCGAACAACGGCCAGAGGGATCACCGCAGAATCGTTATATTACAGCCATGTGGTGAGCGATACGCTAAATTCAGCGCCAAGTGCCAGTAGTGAGCTATTTAATGTTGAACGAGTTGGTGAACAAATTCGTGATAATCACACATTTGGTATTTGTTTAACTGGGACCGATCCTGATAATGACAGCCTGACGTTATCGGCTAATTACCGCTATAACGAAGATGCATTTACCGCGCTTAATCTCGATAGCCAAAATTGTAGCTCAATTAATACCACGGGGCAGGGCGGTAATAACCTAATGCTGCAAATTTTTGTTAACGATGGGCAAATTGAAACCACTGTTTTCGAAAGCTTAGGTGAAATTCATACCGACACTATTCAAACCGCGCAAACCGTATCGTCTGAATGTACTTTGGGTGAATCAGCTTTGCGCTATTCTGTGTTAGTGCCAACCGATACGGAAGGCGATAGCCATAATATTCGCGTGCTCGCCAGTGATAATTCACTAATTGCCAATTTAGGCACGGCTAATCAAAGCGAATTTACTCTGGATTGTACGAGTTTAGGGATCTCTACTTTTACCTTGGTGAATGATAGCCGTGGCTTACAACAAACTAGCACTGAATATACGCACAAAGTGAATGCCTCGTTAACCAATACGGTTAGCGTTTGGCAAACCAATGCCGACCAAAGTTTGTTGTTAAGCCAAACAACCAGTCAAGCCCTGAAAGTGGGTTCGGGCAATGCGCCAATCCAAATTGATGTTTCGGATGCTAATGAATATCAAGCCATTCATGCTTTTGGCGCGACATTAACCGATTCTGCCGCGTCACTCATTCATGGTTCAGCCAATACGGATGCTATTGTGAGTCAATTATTTAATCCTAACTCAGGTATTGGTATTAGCGGCTTACGCTACCCAATGGCAGGTATGTCGGAGTTCGTGTCGCGGGTAGCCAACAGTTACAACGACAGACCCACAGGGCTAACTGATCCTGATCTCGATTTTTTCAGTATCAGTGCTGATGAAGATTTTATGTTACCGACATTGCAAGGTGCTCTGCTGCAAAATCCTGAAATCGATTTGATTGCCACTAATTGGAGCGCACCCGGTTGGATGAAAACGGCCAGTAACCAAACTTTGTTTGGCGGTGAGTTAAATCCGACTTTTTACGATAGCTATGCCAATTATTTTCTTAAGTTTTTCCAAGCTTATCGAGGTTTAAATATTGAGTTTGATTACTTAAGTATGCAAAACCAGCCCCATCAAGATACTGTGCCGGGTATTACACTTAACTTTCCGTCTATGCATTGGGACACCTCAGACTATGTGAGTTTTATGGATGACCATTTGGAGGAAGCGTTACGTCGCTCTGGATTTAACCCTGGCTATTTAGTTTGGGATGGTAACTGGACGGATAACAATACGCAAAATACCTCAGATATTGGCACCCTAGCTAATAGTTTGTTGAATAATGAAAACTACGACCGATTTGTTAAAGGGGTCGCTTGGCAATGTTATCAAGCGGATGACGGCTTTGCCGACTATAGTCAAGCATTTGCTTTGGGAATGCCTGCCGACAAATTGCGCTTTTTAACCGAGTGTAGCAATCGTGTCGATAATCGCAGTTTTGGCCAAATTTTAGCGCAAGATGTTGGTGATATGTTTATTGGTTCACTACGTCAGTCGGTACACGCTATTTATTACGCTTCATTGGCGTTGGATGAAAACAATGGGCCTAATCAAGGGGGGTGCAGTGATTGCCGCAGCGTAGTGACGATAGATAATAGCGGGCAAATGCTATTTAACGCCGAATACTATGCCTTGGGGCATTTTAGCCAGTTTGTTAAACCGGGAGCGGTGCGGATTGATTCGGCGACGGAGTCTGGGCAAATTGAAACCGTGGCTTTCAAAAATAGCGATAACTCAATTGTATTGGTGGCGGTGAATCGCAGTAATGCCGAATTATCATTTGATGTGAATTGGAGTGGACAATTTTATAACTACAGCTTGCCAGCTTACTCGGTCGCAACGTTTAAATGGGCGTCAGACAATGAGCCAATTGCTAATGCACAACAAGTATCACAGGCTAGTGAGTTGGCGAGCCGAACTTATGATCTGATACAAGAAATGCGCATTGCCAGTACGGGTATGTTCCGTCAGCATTATAATGTTACAACCTTACAAAATGCCGATATTTCCAGTGGTGCTACCGGCTTTGGCTTAGTTGCGTTAGCCATAGCGCATCGTATGGAATGGTCAACTACAGCTGCGACGCAAGGTTTGCTGGCGTTAAATGCGATTAATGGCCAAGTGGATGGATTTACGCCAGATAGAAATAGCAATGGTATGTTCCGCGCCAGAATGACAAGCGACGGAAGCAATGCGCAAAACAGTGATTACTCGGTTGTTGAAACCGCGCAGCTATTGGCGGGGGCAATTATTTTGCGTAATACCATTCCCACAGAGGGGATTCGCGAAGGGGTTGATACCTTGCTGACGAGCGTTGATTGGACCGATGCCATTGTCGACGCCGACACAGGTGAAGTGGGGTTAACCCAAAGTGCCGAAGGCACAGTGTTAACCAGCCAGTTACCTTACGGTGAGCAAATGCTTATTGTTTGGCTAGCAAAAAATCAAGGTGAACGTGCGGCGCTGGATCTGTGGGACAATCACTATTTATCGGGTGAAGTGTTCTCACGTTATGTGTCTGATGGTCACTTTGTGCCCGCCAATGAAAGTGCAGTACCGGTATCGGCAACTGTACATCAACATAATTTTTATTTAATTCAAGAGGCTATTTCGTCAGCGAATTATCGTACCTTAATGCGTGAACACGCGGCAGCGGAAAAAGACTACTGGCTCAATAATTTTGCTGAAGACAGTTATGTGTGGGGCTTTGGCTTTGGTGAAAATAGCCAAGCAACAAGTGATCCCTTTAGGGATAGCTTGGTGGACCACCCAGGTAATTATGCCCATGCGCCGACGATTGCCGGTTTTGTGATCACAGATATCACACAACTGGAAGACTTCTTACAATGGCAAGACAACAATCTCGCTTTGGTGAATAATCAAACGACAATGGAGAGCATTCCTTGGCGCTTTAGCCAGTTACAACCCGCCATTGCCATGACTAAAGTTGAGATGCATGGTGTGATCAATCAGTTGATGGGGCTAGCATCGCATCCTGGCTTGTTGGATATCAGTTTCTTTAGAAATAACACTGCGTATCCGCCACCAGAAACAGACTAG